Proteins encoded by one window of Juglans regia cultivar Chandler chromosome 15, Walnut 2.0, whole genome shotgun sequence:
- the LOC108990396 gene encoding low-temperature-induced cysteine proteinase-like, with protein sequence MGFCRSPSTMAIFLLMMMIFTLSTALDMSIIAYDKNHGVGSNPRTDGEVMTIYEAWLAKHGKAYNAVGEKEKRFEIFKDNLRFIDEHNAAEKNRTYKLGLNRFADLTNEEYRATYLGAKSGSERRLSRPRSDRYEPRVGDKLPQSVDWRKDGAVVGVKDQGSCGSCWAFSTIAAVEGINQIVTGDLISLSEQELVDCDTTDNQGCNGGLMDSAFEFIINNGGIDTEEDYPYYAADGRCDTYRKNAKVVTIDDYEDVPANNEKALQKAVANQPVSVAIEAGGREFQLYESGVFTGKCGTALDHGVTAVGYGTENGVNYWIVKNSWGANWGEAGYIKMERNLVGTASGKCGIAMMASYPIKKGQNPPNPGPSPPSPIKPPTVCNSYFSCPESNTCCCVYEYANYCLAWGCCPLEGATCCDDHYSCCPHDYPICNINAGTCLMSKDNPLGVKALRRTPAKPHWAFGSDGKRSSV encoded by the exons atggGTTTCTGTAGATCACCTTCAACCATGGCGATCTTCCTcttaatgatgatgatattcaCGCTGTCGACTGCCTTGGACATGTCGATCATCGCATACGACAAGAATCACGGCGTCGGGTCGAATCCGAGGACCGACGGCGAAGTGATGACGATATATGAGGCGTGGCTCGCGAAGCACGGCAAGGCTTACAACGCCGTCggggagaaggagaagaggttcGAGATCTTCAAGGACAATCTCCGGTTCATCGACGAGCACAACGCTGCAGAGAAGAACCGGACCTACAAGCTCGGCTTGAACCGGTTTGCCGATCTGACTAACGAGGAGTACCGGGCAACGTACTTGGGAGCGAAGTCCGGTTCTGAGAGGAGGCTTTCGAGGCCGAGGAGTGACCGATATGAGCCTCGTGTCGGCGATAAGTTGCCACAGTCCGTTGATTGGAGGAAAGATGGTGCCGTTGTTGGCGTCAAAGACCAAGGGAGTTGTG GGAGTTGCTGGGCATTCTCCACGATTGCTGCTGTGGAAGGGATAAACCAGATAGTGACAGGGGATCTAATCTCACTATCAGAGCAGGAATTGGTGGACTGTGATACAACTGATAATCAAGGATGCAATGGGGGTCTAATGGACTCTGCTTTTGAGTTCATCATCAACAATGGTGGCATTGACACTGAAGAAGATTATCCTTATTATGCTGCTGATGGAAGATGCGACACTTACCGG AAAAATGCCAAGGTTGTTACAATTGACGATTATGAAGATGTTCCTGCAAACAACGAGAAAGCACTACAAAAGGCAGTTGCTAATCAGCCTGTGAGTGTTGCCATCGAAGCAGGGGGCAGGGAGTTTCAGCTTTATGAGTCG GGTGTCTTCACGGGAAAATGTGGGACGGCACTGGACCATGGAGTTACTGCTGTTGGGTATGGCACAGAAAATGGTGTTAATTACTGGATTGTGAAAAATTCATGGGGTGCAAACTGGGGAGAGGCAGGTTATATCAAGATGGAGCGCAATCTGGTGGGCACAGCAAGTGGCAAATGTGGTATTGCAATGATGGCCTCTTACCCTATCAAGAAAGGTCAAAATCCCCCCAACCCTGGCCCATCTCCACCATCACCAATAAAGCCCCCGACTGTCTGTAACAGCTATTTCTCCTGTCCTGAGAGCAACACCTGCTGCTGTGTTTACGAGTATGCAAACTATTGTTTGGCATGGGGATGCTGCCCACTCGAGGGTGCCACCTGCTGCGATGACCATTACAGTTGCTGCCCGCATGACTATCCCATCTGTAACATCAATGCAGGGACCTGCTTGATG AGCAAGGACAACCCATTGGGAGTGAAGGCACTGAGGCGCACTCCTGCTAAACCTCATTGGGCCTTTGGAAGTGATGGAAAGAGGAGCAGTGTTTAA